cgaagaagacTAAGAAtttgtctccttcttcttcttcttcttcaccaccatCGTCTTCGTCATCTCCGTCTTTATCTTCACTCCCAGATGAAATCGTTGTGAATTGCTTAGCAAGGATCTCGAGGTCGTACTACCCGACACTCTCGCTCGTTTCCAAGAGCTTCCGTTCAATTCTCTCTTCGACCGAGCTCTACGCAGCTCGATCTCAACTCGGAAGCACCGAGAAGTGTCTCTATGTCTGTGCATTAGATCATGGTTGTTTCTCTACAGAATGGTTTAGACTTTGGATTAACCCTAATCGAACCCTACCCGACTCCTTGActaagaagaggaggaagaagaagaagacagtcGGAGTCTCGTTTGTTTCGATTCCGTCTCCATATATTCAGTCGCTACCACCCTCGATAGTTGTTGGTTCAGAGATTTATGTTGTCGGAGGACAATGGTCACCGTCCTCAGCTGTGCGGGTCCTCGATTGTCGCAGTAACACTTGGCGTGATGCCCCTAACATGATCGTACCCCGGATGTTTCCGAGGACATGTGTCCACgataaaaaaatctatgtaaTGGGAGGTCGCCAAGTATTAGAGAATGAATCATGGGTGGAAGTATTTGATACAAAGACTCAGACTTGGGCATGCCTCCCCGATCCGGGTACTGAGGTACGCAAGAGTTACATTTATAGAATCACAGAGATCGACGGAAAGATTTACTTTGATAATAGAGACAATACGATGTATGCTTATGACACAAAGCAAGGTAAATGGGAATGTGGTAAAGGCGTGATTGCAACGTTTCCGATGTCAAAATGTGTGATAGAGAATATATCCTACTCCTATGGTCTACAATTACAAGGCAACAACGGGTGCTGGTGGTATGACATTAAGTCTGATGAGTGGAAAGAAGTGAAAGGGTTAGAATCATTAAAAGACAAGTACAAGAGGAGTCGTGGTAATGCTAAAGTAGTTAGCTTTGGTGGGAATCTCTTGCTTCTTTGGGAAGAATGTACGAACTCCAATCCCAATTACAGGAAGAAGATTTGGTGTGCGGAAATTGGGTTGGAAAAG
The Camelina sativa cultivar DH55 chromosome 6, Cs, whole genome shotgun sequence genome window above contains:
- the LOC104792992 gene encoding F-box/kelch-repeat protein At4g19870-like translates to MNIQVEQPEKRKRTKKTKNLSPSSSSSSPPSSSSSPSLSSLPDEIVVNCLARISRSYYPTLSLVSKSFRSILSSTELYAARSQLGSTEKCLYVCALDHGCFSTEWFRLWINPNRTLPDSLTKKRRKKKKTVGVSFVSIPSPYIQSLPPSIVVGSEIYVVGGQWSPSSAVRVLDCRSNTWRDAPNMIVPRMFPRTCVHDKKIYVMGGRQVLENESWVEVFDTKTQTWACLPDPGTEVRKSYIYRITEIDGKIYFDNRDNTMYAYDTKQGKWECGKGVIATFPMSKCVIENISYSYGLQLQGNNGCWWYDIKSDEWKEVKGLESLKDKYKRSRGNAKVVSFGGNLLLLWEECTNSNPNYRKKIWCAEIGLEKRDGGEVWGIVEWVDVVHSVPISCKLFRCLVVSV